In the Pseudonocardia cypriaca genome, one interval contains:
- a CDS encoding YdeI/OmpD-associated family protein → MSAAVMGADVIEPASCEQWREWLSTHAASAAEVWLVIPHARSGRPGISHREAIEEAICFGWIDSLARRHDDSSWRQRFSPRRPTAAWSKVNRELVEQLTAQGRMTPAGQAMVDLAKRTGTWSMLADAQDGVVPDDLRAALDADPAAAAGFAALSPSVRRAALESIARAVRPQTRQRRVAATVARARAV, encoded by the coding sequence GTGAGCGCCGCCGTCATGGGAGCGGACGTCATCGAGCCGGCTTCGTGCGAGCAGTGGCGGGAGTGGCTCTCGACCCACGCCGCATCGGCGGCGGAGGTATGGCTCGTCATCCCCCACGCCCGTAGCGGCCGGCCGGGCATCAGCCACCGGGAGGCGATCGAGGAGGCCATCTGCTTCGGCTGGATCGACAGCCTGGCCCGCCGCCACGACGACTCCTCGTGGCGGCAGCGGTTCAGCCCGCGGCGGCCGACCGCCGCCTGGAGCAAGGTCAACCGTGAGTTGGTCGAGCAGCTCACCGCGCAGGGCCGGATGACGCCCGCCGGACAGGCCATGGTCGACCTGGCGAAGCGGACCGGCACCTGGTCGATGCTCGCCGACGCACAGGACGGGGTGGTTCCCGACGACCTGCGGGCCGCGCTCGACGCCGATCCGGCGGCGGCCGCCGGCTTCGCCGCTCTGTCCCCATCGGTGCGTCGGGCGGCGCTGGAGTCGATCGCGCGGGCGGTACGCCCGCAGACCCGGCAACGGAGGGTAGCCGCGACCGTCGCCAGGGCGAGGGCCGTCTGA
- a CDS encoding CGNR zinc finger domain-containing protein — protein MSRPDAPAPLVLVQALVNTWFGRLAGGGDEGLQTPADLARWCREHGAPVADEAVTATELALALTVREGLRAALARHNDAEQPVDDAALQRLEQVAPELAVHVSFTDGEPELRPRDESPVRRMLASMLAATVPASRDRTWQRLKVCREPRCRAAFYDGSRNGSGVWCSMSACGAAAKQRAFVERRRARNAARRASA, from the coding sequence GTGAGCAGACCAGACGCCCCCGCCCCACTCGTCCTCGTCCAGGCACTCGTCAACACCTGGTTCGGGCGGCTCGCGGGCGGCGGAGACGAGGGCCTGCAGACCCCGGCCGACCTCGCCCGCTGGTGCCGCGAGCACGGCGCGCCGGTCGCCGACGAGGCCGTCACGGCGACCGAGCTGGCGCTCGCGCTCACCGTCCGCGAGGGCCTGCGCGCAGCTCTGGCGCGCCACAACGACGCCGAGCAGCCCGTCGACGACGCCGCACTCCAGCGGCTGGAACAGGTCGCACCCGAGCTCGCCGTGCACGTGTCCTTCACCGACGGCGAGCCGGAGCTACGGCCTCGGGACGAGTCCCCGGTGCGGCGGATGCTGGCGAGCATGCTGGCCGCGACCGTCCCCGCGAGCCGGGACCGGACGTGGCAGCGGCTGAAGGTGTGCCGGGAGCCGCGCTGCCGCGCCGCCTTCTACGACGGCTCCCGCAACGGTTCCGGCGTGTGGTGCTCGATGAGCGCCTGCGGGGCCGCGGCCAAGCAGCGCGCGTTCGTCGAACGGCGGCGCGCCCGCAACGCCGCGCGCCGTGCGAGCGCCTAG
- a CDS encoding YciI family protein codes for MTIYAVTYRYSDDVATRDRVRPEHREYLRGLADRGVILLSGPFGPDEPAGALLIFRGEDEAEVAGLIEKDPFKITGVITSAEIAEWTPLIGPLVSGIS; via the coding sequence ATGACGATCTACGCGGTCACCTACCGGTACTCCGACGACGTCGCCACGCGCGACCGGGTGCGTCCCGAGCACCGCGAGTACCTCCGCGGGCTCGCCGACCGCGGTGTCATCCTGCTGTCCGGCCCGTTCGGCCCCGACGAGCCCGCCGGCGCACTGCTGATCTTCCGCGGCGAGGACGAGGCCGAGGTGGCCGGGTTGATCGAGAAGGACCCGTTCAAGATCACCGGCGTGATCACCTCCGCCGAGATCGCGGAGTGGACTCCGCTGATCGGTCCGCTGGTCTCCGGCATCTCGTGA
- a CDS encoding EamA family transporter yields the protein MTGGRTGVGLALAVVSAATFGLSGPFAKALTDAGWSASGAVLVRMGGAAAVLLVILALTRPGVLAAIRADAPALVLYGALAVAGVQVAFFNALLYVPVAIALLLEFLGPILVLAWVWLVRREPLGARTIFGAVVALFGLSLVVQVWTGVELRWEGIAWGLAAAVCQASYFLLADRAGSSTPPLVLAGVGMTLGTVVVALLGLVGVLPVVIDTAATGVFLAGVDVGWPVTAALLVLVSSVIAYLAGVAAIRRIGASRGSLVALLEVIASAVASWLLLDQVPTPVQAVGGALILGGVALTITTRRPAAVEPEVMPAA from the coding sequence GTGACAGGGGGACGGACGGGGGTCGGCCTTGCGCTCGCGGTGGTTTCCGCCGCCACGTTCGGGCTGTCGGGGCCCTTCGCGAAGGCGTTGACGGATGCGGGCTGGTCGGCCAGTGGAGCCGTGCTCGTCCGGATGGGCGGGGCCGCGGCCGTCCTGCTGGTGATCCTCGCGCTCACCCGCCCCGGCGTGCTCGCGGCGATCCGCGCCGACGCTCCCGCGCTGGTTCTGTACGGAGCCCTCGCGGTGGCAGGCGTGCAGGTGGCGTTCTTCAACGCGCTGCTGTACGTGCCGGTCGCGATCGCCCTCCTGCTGGAGTTCCTCGGCCCGATCCTGGTGCTCGCCTGGGTGTGGCTGGTGCGGCGGGAGCCGCTCGGAGCGCGCACGATCTTCGGCGCCGTGGTGGCGCTCTTCGGGCTGTCGCTGGTGGTGCAGGTCTGGACCGGGGTGGAGCTGCGCTGGGAGGGCATCGCATGGGGCCTCGCCGCCGCGGTGTGCCAGGCCTCGTACTTCCTGCTCGCCGACCGCGCCGGCAGCTCCACGCCACCGCTCGTGCTCGCGGGGGTCGGGATGACGCTGGGCACGGTCGTCGTGGCGTTGCTCGGGCTCGTCGGCGTGCTGCCGGTCGTGATCGACACCGCTGCCACCGGCGTGTTCCTCGCCGGCGTGGACGTCGGCTGGCCGGTTACGGCGGCGCTGCTGGTGCTCGTCTCGTCGGTGATCGCCTACCTGGCCGGCGTGGCCGCGATCAGGCGCATCGGCGCATCCCGCGGGTCGCTCGTGGCGCTGCTCGAGGTCATCGCTTCCGCGGTGGCGTCGTGGTTGCTGCTGGACCAGGTGCCCACGCCGGTGCAAGCGGTGGGCGGGGCGCTGATCCTCGGTGGCGTCGCCCTGACGATCACCACCCGGCGACCTGCCGCCGTCGAGCCCGAGGTCATGCCGGCGGCGTGA
- a CDS encoding YciI family protein, whose amino-acid sequence MKYVLLICDDESDPPSNEELRADPVHQAWWEDVQRRGGMLAGQRLRPVVDATTVRVRDGETLVSDGPFAETKDFVGGFVVVDCDNLDDAIAIAAGHPFARRGGVEIRPVWE is encoded by the coding sequence ATGAAGTACGTGCTGCTGATATGCGACGACGAGTCGGACCCGCCGTCGAACGAGGAGCTGCGGGCCGATCCGGTGCACCAGGCGTGGTGGGAGGACGTGCAGCGGCGCGGCGGCATGCTCGCCGGTCAGCGGCTGCGGCCGGTGGTGGACGCCACCACCGTGCGGGTCCGCGACGGCGAGACGCTCGTGTCGGACGGCCCGTTCGCCGAGACCAAGGACTTCGTGGGCGGCTTCGTGGTGGTCGACTGCGACAACCTGGACGACGCCATCGCGATCGCGGCCGGTCACCCCTTCGCGCGCCGGGGCGGCGTCGAGATCCGCCCGGTCTGGGAGTGA
- a CDS encoding CAP domain-containing protein, giving the protein MASLGRRTVIGIALVPLLFCGAAAAAVPAAHAASSAGNAAADVIARTNAIRQEAGCAPVKVDERLRSIAQEHATDMARHGYLEHEDRDGTSSDERIGSAGYDTVTGENLAHGYASAAEVMNVWMRSAGHRENLEDCAFTHIGVGYSPNGHYWVQDFGG; this is encoded by the coding sequence ATGGCCAGCCTCGGTCGCCGAACCGTTATCGGCATCGCGCTCGTTCCGCTGCTCTTCTGCGGGGCCGCCGCGGCCGCCGTTCCCGCCGCCCACGCCGCGAGCTCGGCCGGGAACGCCGCAGCAGACGTCATCGCGCGCACCAACGCGATCCGCCAGGAGGCGGGATGCGCCCCGGTGAAGGTCGATGAACGGCTGCGCTCCATCGCCCAGGAACACGCCACCGACATGGCGCGCCACGGCTACCTCGAGCACGAAGACCGCGACGGGACGTCGTCGGACGAGCGGATCGGATCGGCGGGCTACGACACCGTCACGGGCGAGAACCTTGCGCACGGTTATGCGAGTGCCGCCGAGGTCATGAATGTGTGGATGCGTTCCGCGGGGCATCGCGAGAACCTCGAGGACTGCGCATTCACCCACATCGGCGTCGGTTACTCGCCGAACGGCCATTACTGGGTGCAGGACTTCGGCGGCTGA
- a CDS encoding aminotransferase, with protein sequence MRLNHWTVQATDSPIGMAYALLDRRAKERELLDLAQAAPQYPAAPEVLEHVVATARHPRGADYVEIAGLPHLREAFAAELSASYRGRVRAEHVIVTAGCNQAFCLVASALAAPGDEVVLTLPYYFNHDMWLRMSGIVPVHLEPGPDLVPTPEAAEAVITPRTRAIVLVTPGNPSGATASPERIAALADVAARHDVALILDETYRSFRDTDEPPHALFADPEWSSTVVSLHSFSKDFAIPGYRVGALVASPDLGREVTKLLDCVAICAPRIGQEAAWAGLTKAQDWRREKAGEIAHRRHWFRTVMADRPGGFELLSAGGMFGWLRHPFPGRPTEDVVRELVVDHDTLVIPGTAFLPDDRGTFRVSLSNADQDALSDFADRLTAAGERADRHAQ encoded by the coding sequence GTGCGACTCAACCACTGGACGGTCCAGGCGACGGACTCGCCGATCGGCATGGCGTACGCGCTCCTCGACCGCCGGGCGAAGGAGCGCGAGCTGCTCGACCTGGCCCAGGCGGCGCCCCAGTACCCCGCCGCGCCGGAGGTGCTCGAGCACGTCGTCGCAACCGCCCGCCATCCCCGCGGCGCCGACTACGTCGAGATCGCCGGGCTCCCGCACCTGCGAGAGGCGTTCGCGGCCGAGCTGTCCGCCTCGTACCGCGGGCGGGTGCGGGCCGAGCACGTGATCGTCACCGCCGGCTGCAACCAGGCGTTCTGCCTCGTCGCGTCGGCGCTCGCCGCGCCAGGCGACGAGGTGGTGCTGACGCTGCCGTACTACTTCAACCACGACATGTGGCTGCGGATGTCCGGGATCGTGCCGGTGCACCTCGAGCCGGGCCCCGACCTGGTGCCCACCCCGGAGGCCGCGGAGGCCGTGATCACCCCGCGGACCCGGGCCATCGTCCTGGTGACGCCGGGCAACCCGAGTGGCGCCACCGCCTCGCCGGAGCGGATCGCGGCGCTGGCCGACGTGGCGGCGCGGCACGACGTCGCGCTGATCCTCGACGAGACCTACCGGTCGTTCCGCGACACCGACGAGCCGCCGCACGCCCTCTTCGCCGACCCGGAGTGGTCCAGCACCGTCGTCAGCCTGCACAGCTTCTCCAAGGACTTCGCCATCCCGGGCTACCGGGTCGGCGCCCTCGTCGCGTCCCCCGACCTGGGCCGGGAGGTCACCAAGCTGCTCGACTGCGTCGCGATCTGCGCGCCGCGGATCGGCCAGGAGGCCGCGTGGGCCGGCCTCACCAAGGCCCAAGACTGGCGGCGCGAGAAGGCGGGCGAGATCGCCCACCGCCGGCACTGGTTCCGGACGGTGATGGCCGACCGGCCCGGCGGCTTCGAACTGCTGTCCGCGGGCGGCATGTTCGGCTGGCTCCGGCACCCGTTCCCCGGGCGTCCCACCGAGGACGTGGTGCGCGAGCTCGTCGTCGACCACGACACGCTCGTCATCCCGGGCACCGCCTTCCTCCCGGACGACCGCGGCACGTTCCGCGTCAGTCTCAGCAACGCCGACCAGGACGCGCTCAGCGACTTCGCCGACCGCCTCACAGCGGCCGGAGAGCGTGCCGACCGTCACGCGCAGTGA
- a CDS encoding RNA polymerase sigma factor, translated as MSGPGGPVGAAVEAAYRDEWGQVVATLIGLTGDWDLAEDCAQEAFAAAVATWPRDGVPRRPGAWLTTTARNRATDRLRRAAAAAAKLREAAVLERDPGDEPQAEEIPDDRLRLMFTCCHPALPFPARVALTLRTLAGMSTGEIARAFLSAEPAMAQRIARAKRKIREAGIPYRVPPAELLPQRLHAVLAVLYLIFNQGYDEDGDRDLTGEAIRLARVLVGLMPHEPEPRGLLALMLLHGARRATRTEDGVLVPLEDQDRSRWDRALIADGVAVLDQALAMRRAGPYQVQAAIAACHATAPDAASTDWPQIATLYAELARLAPSPVVELNRAVAVAMADGVEAGLRLVGELSASGRLEGYYLLPATRADLLRRAGRPHEARAAYAEAIAMAPTDAERRYLTGRLRAL; from the coding sequence GTGAGCGGGCCCGGCGGGCCCGTCGGCGCGGCGGTCGAGGCGGCGTACCGGGACGAGTGGGGCCAGGTGGTCGCCACCCTGATCGGGCTGACCGGCGACTGGGACCTCGCCGAGGACTGCGCGCAGGAGGCGTTCGCCGCCGCCGTGGCGACGTGGCCGCGCGACGGCGTGCCGCGCCGTCCGGGCGCCTGGCTCACGACGACCGCGCGCAACCGGGCGACCGACCGGCTCCGTCGGGCCGCGGCCGCTGCGGCGAAGCTGCGCGAGGCCGCGGTCCTGGAGCGCGATCCCGGCGACGAGCCGCAGGCGGAGGAGATCCCCGACGACCGGCTGCGGCTGATGTTCACCTGCTGCCATCCCGCGCTGCCGTTCCCGGCCCGCGTCGCGCTCACCCTGCGGACGCTGGCCGGGATGAGCACCGGCGAGATCGCGCGCGCGTTCCTGTCGGCCGAGCCGGCGATGGCGCAACGCATCGCACGGGCCAAGCGCAAGATCCGCGAGGCCGGCATCCCGTACCGGGTGCCGCCCGCCGAGCTGCTGCCGCAGCGGCTCCACGCCGTCCTCGCGGTGCTCTACCTGATCTTCAACCAGGGCTACGACGAGGACGGCGACCGGGATCTCACGGGTGAGGCGATCCGGCTGGCCCGCGTCCTGGTCGGGCTGATGCCGCACGAGCCGGAGCCGCGCGGGCTGCTCGCGCTGATGTTGCTGCACGGAGCGCGCCGAGCGACGCGCACCGAGGACGGGGTGCTGGTGCCGTTGGAGGACCAGGACCGATCCCGCTGGGACCGTGCGCTCATCGCCGACGGGGTGGCGGTGCTCGACCAGGCGCTCGCGATGCGGCGGGCCGGGCCGTACCAGGTGCAGGCCGCGATCGCGGCCTGCCACGCCACCGCGCCGGACGCGGCGAGCACCGACTGGCCGCAGATCGCCACCCTGTACGCGGAGCTGGCGCGGCTCGCGCCGTCCCCGGTGGTGGAGCTCAACCGGGCGGTGGCGGTCGCGATGGCCGACGGCGTGGAGGCCGGCCTTCGCCTGGTCGGCGAGCTCAGCGCGTCGGGCCGGCTCGAGGGCTACTACCTGCTCCCCGCGACCCGTGCCGACCTCCTGCGCCGGGCGGGCCGGCCACACGAGGCGCGCGCCGCCTATGCCGAGGCCATCGCGATGGCGCCGACCGACGCCGAGCGCCGCTACCTGACGGGCCGCCTGCGCGCGCTCTGA
- a CDS encoding VOC family protein encodes MFRGFATLNLYADDIAAARDWYAQLFGVEAYYAYPPAPAEPAYVEFRIGDDGDEIGFIDRRYAPPGEPGSPGGAVMHWHVDDLQGAVDRLLALGATEHQPITEHGDGSGFVTASVVDPFGNVLGVMHNPHYLEVFARREQATASLS; translated from the coding sequence ATGTTCCGTGGATTCGCCACCCTGAACCTCTACGCCGACGACATCGCCGCGGCTCGCGACTGGTACGCCCAGCTCTTCGGCGTCGAGGCCTACTACGCCTACCCGCCCGCCCCGGCCGAGCCGGCATACGTCGAGTTCCGCATCGGCGACGACGGGGACGAGATCGGCTTCATCGACCGCCGCTACGCCCCGCCCGGGGAGCCCGGGTCGCCCGGCGGCGCGGTCATGCACTGGCACGTCGACGACCTGCAGGGCGCCGTCGACCGCCTGCTCGCGTTGGGTGCCACCGAGCACCAGCCGATCACCGAGCACGGCGACGGCTCCGGCTTCGTCACGGCGTCGGTGGTCGACCCGTTCGGGAACGTGCTCGGGGTGATGCACAACCCGCACTACCTCGAGGTGTTCGCGCGTCGCGAGCAGGCAACGGCCTCGTTGTCGTGA
- a CDS encoding LysR family transcriptional regulator, with protein MRYRRLGYFVAVAEELSFTRAAQRLHMAQPPLSQQIALLEKEIGTPLFDRSRRSIRLTAAGAALLPEARRLLTDLDETVRMVRGVGDGTVGSLTVGFVPSAMGGVLPDLLREFRATHPVVELTLREMAPDALLRAVHERRLDVAVLYLPISEPDLAHRRLASEDLLLALPEAHPAATASAIALADVAGEPFVLPERHDVPGLHAAITALFADAGVTPRIAQRGVWLVQTVLGLVAAGIGLAVVPSSAAALHRKGVALRRLTDATQRLELAAIWRPDAMSAPLDGLLDLVQP; from the coding sequence GTGCGGTACCGGCGGCTCGGCTACTTCGTGGCGGTCGCGGAGGAGCTGAGCTTCACCCGAGCCGCGCAGCGCCTGCACATGGCCCAGCCCCCGCTCAGCCAGCAGATCGCGCTGCTGGAGAAGGAGATCGGCACCCCGCTCTTCGACCGCTCCCGCCGCAGCATCCGGCTCACCGCCGCAGGCGCGGCGCTCCTGCCCGAGGCCCGCCGGTTGCTCACCGACCTCGACGAGACGGTCCGGATGGTGCGCGGCGTCGGGGACGGCACGGTCGGCAGCCTCACGGTCGGGTTCGTCCCGTCGGCGATGGGTGGGGTACTGCCCGACCTGTTGCGCGAGTTCCGCGCCACGCACCCGGTGGTCGAGCTGACCCTGCGCGAGATGGCCCCCGACGCCCTGCTGCGCGCCGTGCACGAGCGGCGCCTCGACGTCGCCGTGCTCTACCTGCCGATCAGCGAACCCGATCTCGCGCACCGCCGCCTGGCCTCCGAGGACCTCCTGCTCGCACTCCCGGAGGCCCACCCGGCCGCCACGGCGTCCGCGATCGCCCTCGCCGACGTCGCCGGGGAACCGTTCGTCCTCCCCGAACGGCACGACGTGCCCGGCCTGCACGCCGCGATCACCGCCTTGTTCGCCGACGCAGGCGTCACGCCCCGCATCGCCCAGCGCGGGGTGTGGCTGGTCCAGACCGTGCTGGGTCTGGTGGCCGCCGGCATCGGGTTGGCGGTGGTCCCGTCCTCCGCCGCGGCGCTCCACCGGAAGGGGGTGGCGCTCCGGCGGTTGACGGACGCGACCCAGCGGCTGGAGCTCGCGGCGATCTGGCGGCCCGACGCGATGTCGGCGCCCTTGGACGGCCTTCTCGACCTCGTGCAGCCGTAG